GGGATCGACTGGCTGTGGAAGGCGTAGCGGAGGTCGAGACTCGTGTCGATCGCGAAGGCGGAGGCCGCGGCGTCGAAGTCCTTGTCGCGCATCCGCTGAATCAGGGCACCTGGTTCGACGCGGCGGGGCTGGGCGTCGATGCCGACCGCGCGGAGGTCGGCCTGAATCATCTGCATCGCGTCCCAACGGGCGGGGGCGCCGGCGAAGGTCGCCAGCTCGAACCGGAACGGTACGCCGTCGCGCTCGAGGATGCCGTCTCCGTCGCCATCGGTCCAGCCAGCGGCGGCCAACCCGTCCCGGGCGGCGGGCGGGTCGTAGCGCCAGGGTTCAAGCCCGGCGTTGTGCGCCCAGACGCTCGAGATGATGGGGCTGGTACCGACTTCGGCGTAGCCATGCCAGAGGGTGTCCACCATCGCCTGGCGGTCGATCGCCATGGCCAGGGCTCGACGGGTCTCCGCGTCCTGGAACCAGGGCCTTCGGGTGTTCCATGACACGAAGGTGAATTGACGGTTGGAGTAGGCGATCAGGCGGAGGCCGGGCTGGTTCGCGATCCGCTGCGCGTCGGTTGCTCCGAGCCCGGTGGCGACGTCGACTTCGCCCGCAAGGAGCAGGTTGGTGAGCGCGGCGCCATCGCTGGCCGTACGCAGGACGACGCGTTCGACCCGCGGGAAACCGTCTTCGAAGTAGTCGGGGTTCCGGCCCAGCACGAGTTCCTGGCCGGGCGTCCGGTTCTCCAGCAGGAAGGGGCCGCTGGTGACCAGGTTCTCGAAGAACCAGCCGGGGTCGCTGCGCCACTCGGCGAAGGGCCGCTGCTCCCAGGCGTGCTTCGGGAGGATGAGTCCGGTCGAGACGTCGGCCAGCACGGTGGGCAGGGCGGCGTCGAGGTGGAAGCGCACCGTTCCGGCGTCGATCACCTCGACGTCGGCGATCGACTCCTTGGAGAACGAGTAGTCCCAGGCGACGTTCGCGTCGGTCTGAGCGAGCCAGCTAAACCGGACATCCTCGGCCGTCACCGGTTCGCCGTCGCTCCATAGCGCGTCCTGACGCAACCGCACGGTGAGTTGCAGGCGATCCTCGGAGAACTCCCAGTCGGCCGCCAGAGCGGGCGCCCAGGTCGGCGGACCGTCGCGGAAGTCCGGTCGTTCCGCCATCAGCGGCAGGAAGAACTGGTTGCCGATCGCGCTGTACGTGAGTGTCGCGGGTCCGATCAACTCGTTCGGCGTCGGATACTCGAAGCGCATGCCGACGGTGAGGCGCGTCGTGTCCCGCGGGATGTCGGAAGCGCAGCTCCAACCGAGCATGGCAGCCAGTCCGGCCGCCGCCAGGAGCCGCATCGCAACCACGGGAATCATCGTACACCGCGGCTGTCTTGTACCGTTCGAGCGTGTGGGACTGGATCGGCAGGGACGGAGGTCAACGGCGCCGGCGCGCCTGGGCGGCGGTCCTCGGCGCCTTCGTTCTCGCCGACCTCGCCCTGTTCGGCTGGCTGATCTTCCGGTCGCTGTCCGAGCGGGAGCTGAACCGGATCGTGATCGAGGCCCGGACGGAGGCGGAGGACCTCGCCGAGCGCATCGCGGGCCGGGTGGAGAGCACCGGTCGCGACCTGTACACGGCGATGGCGACCGAATCGGAGACGCGCAGCTACATCGATTCCGTGCTGGTGCAGCGCGACATCGTCGAGACCGTCGAGGTCTTCGACAGCGAGGG
This portion of the Acidobacteriota bacterium genome encodes:
- a CDS encoding ABC transporter substrate-binding protein, encoding MIPVVAMRLLAAAGLAAMLGWSCASDIPRDTTRLTVGMRFEYPTPNELIGPATLTYSAIGNQFFLPLMAERPDFRDGPPTWAPALAADWEFSEDRLQLTVRLRQDALWSDGEPVTAEDVRFSWLAQTDANVAWDYSFSKESIADVEVIDAGTVRFHLDAALPTVLADVSTGLILPKHAWEQRPFAEWRSDPGWFFENLVTSGPFLLENRTPGQELVLGRNPDYFEDGFPRVERVVLRTASDGAALTNLLLAGEVDVATGLGATDAQRIANQPGLRLIAYSNRQFTFVSWNTRRPWFQDAETRRALAMAIDRQAMVDTLWHGYAEVGTSPIISSVWAHNAGLEPWRYDPPAARDGLAAAGWTDGDGDGILERDGVPFRFELATFAGAPARWDAMQMIQADLRAVGIDAQPRRVEPGALIQRMRDKDFDAAASAFAIDTSLDLRYAFHSQSIPGGDNYAAYAQPEVDLLLDSFATRLDPSAGLEDLHRLQRILHEDQPMLVLWEPLTLAAFNEELEAVEPNALSPLANLLEWAWR